GGCTCCCTCACACTCATATCTGGACCGGTCTGTCTCGGTGGGGCTCCTGCCAAACCACGGtcgggggcagggcctggggtgcAGACGGTTTCAAGGGGGGCACAGGCAGGCGGTGAGAGAGGCAGGACAGACAGACCCAAGCAATGGACTGCTGTCGCTTACAGAGGTGGCCACTCAGCCATTATCACGAGTGTCCAGGCCACAGTCTGCACTTTGCCcttggagagcaggagggaggccgCGAGCCTGGGACGGTGGGGACAGCGCAGCACCGCGAATCTCATGGGCGTCTATGCAGCACAGCCAACCCGGTGAGCCTCCTGGTTACACTGTAACTGTCACACCTTtatgtctgtttgtttgttgttctgAAGTATCATTTCCATGAAGTAGCGGTTATTAGAGTCTTAATTATGGAGAATTATTCCCAACTTCATCAAGACCCATAGGTGCAACATACTTAAGCTATTAAAATTTTGAAGGAAACGATTGCCCTGAGTTAAATTTCCAACGTGGAAAGGCGAGCTTGAGGTCTTGGATCTCCGCGAGACCGTGGCCTTGCGGCGGCGACCGTGAGCACCTGCCACGCAGGGGGTCCCTGCGTCTCTGCCCCGGGGACCAGACGCGCCAGAGCTGAAAACCCCAGAGCCGCCCTCAACCAACGCCGGTGGCGGCAGTCAGGTGAACAGCCCAGCCCCTCACTTGCGGGAGAGGCCGGCTCCAGACCACGTGCCCGATGGCCTCCCAATCCCGCCAGGaccactgcccacccccagtGGCTGCTCTCCCCCTGCTCTTCCCACACCCGGCTCCTTCCCTGGATCAGCCCCGAAAAGGCCCTAGCTCTCCAGTCTGTGTGGCCCACCTGCTGCTGTTTCAATAAACTGTGtccttaaaaattaacataacatAACGTAACAACATAACGTAACGTGATAACGTAACACGATGACCTGACATGGCGTAACATAACAACATAACGTAACGTAATAACGTAACAATAACGTAACGTAATAACGTAACACGAAGACATGACATAACGCAACATAACGTAACGTGATAACACGACATAAGCTATGTCCTGCTGAGCTGAGCCCTCGGCCAGtgtttggaaacagaaaagacttcATTGCAGCAGCACGatcatgacttttaaaaaagtgaccTGAGGCAGAGAATGATGAAAAGGACACAGATCGCTCAAAAATCGGTTCCCGGCTTCAGAAGCCTCCCGCCTCCACGCGGGACTGCAGCGCACAGCAGCCACGCTGAGGAAGCCGGGACGTGGACGGTGGTCGGCCACAAGGCCAGGACAGGGGCACGCAGCTGGCGTCCGGGTTTTCTGCATCTGGAATCATCTCACAGAGCGGGCCGGGGAGGCGCACAAGGGGGTCGGGACGGCAGACAGGTTGGGAATGCTCAGTGCAGGGTGTCCACGGAGGTCTTGGGTGTGGGTGGGTCCCCAGGGAGAAGGGGCAAGGGGCAAGGCGGGAGGCGTGCAATCAGGGGCAGACGGGGGAGTGAAGTCGTcacagagaggcaggggagggcccGCTGACCGGTGCCTGAGGGCAAGGTCCCCCCTGTGCCCTATGGCCCTCCGTGTGGCCTGTGCCAGCTCCTGAACTCCAGCTTCTCATCATGAAACAAGGACGGTGATATTTCCTCAGGTTGGTGCAGTCGATGGGATGACGTGCAAAATGGCGAGCGGCAGGGGCGGAGGGAGGTTCAAGTTCCCAGCACCGCGGCCGCCCAGGGACACTTGTTACCTGCTGTAGGCCGGGCTCCCCGGGAAGCAGGCTGGGACGGCGTCTGGGGGGCAGGACGGTGTTGGGAgcttgtggggagggagggaacaacTTCGGGCACTGGAGCCGACACAGTGACCCAAACAGTGGCCACGGCCAGGCCCCCAGGAGCCGATGTGGCGGGCAGTCATCCGGATCCGGGCCACACTGGCCAGCCCACCCGGAAAGCACATGGCCTAGGCAGGTCCCAGAGCGGAGGGCCCGTCGACGTCCACACTCCCATATCTGGGAACAGGACCTTCCTCGAAAGGCCCCGGGTCTTCACGCCGCCGTCTGTCACGGTCCCCCAGCCCCGTGGAGCCAGTGAAGAGCTCTAGACATAAACAGAAGGACCAGTCTCCCGGGTGTCTTCCGTCCCTGACGAtggcagagaagaggaggagtCACCTGGGCTCCCAGGTAAGAGGCCCCAGGGCCTGAAAGGAACTTTGCTTGATGGGAAACAGTCTGGAAACATAGAACCAAGCAAACGGGCGCATCAGCGAAGTTCTCTGGGCTACAGACTGGCAAGACAAGTGCCGATCCCCGTAGCTCGAATGATGGTCACGGACGTAAGACAGACAGCGGCTGGACACCCGTGGCTGGACAGCATCACTCTGCGCTCACAGGCGCAGGACTGTTGGGGCCCTGGCTCCCAAACAGCAGCTCCCGAACGCTGCCCAGACGTCTCGAACCCAAACCCGCTCTGCTCTGTCAAGACACGACACCCTTGGTGCAAGACCAGGAGCCTCGCGCCAACTTGCCACGTGTGGACGGAGCGCATCGGGCACCCAGCACAGGGGACACGCACGGCCCCATCCTTCAGGACCGCGTCTCCCAGGAGCCACGGCAGCACCAGAGCAAGGCCGGCCAATGCCTCTGTCAGGcagccttctggaagcttcttccTGGAGAGTACACCACCAGGCACCAGAGCAGGGGGCCCTGGGGTTCCTCTGCACCAGGATCACACGTGTGCGTGGCTTGTAAAGTGCCCACTCTCTGTGCCTGGTGTTTCCCAGGACCAGCTCTCTCCTTGAAGGCCGGGTGCTGCCACGCAGCCCACGGCGTGAAGCGGCCGTGGCTGCAAGTTCCCCTCGTGGACATGGAGACAAAGGGACAGAGCGACCGTCACAGAGGCCTGCTGGCGCTTCTGCAGAAATGACCCTCGTGAAGGAACCCGGCTGTGTGGGCAtcagcccaggggcacctgagccGGCTTGCTCACTGCGCTCCCTCCTGCTGACCTCGGTTCCCACTACAGGAAAGGCTTCTCCGTGGTCCCCCTCAGTTCCCCGCTGGTCCCGGGGGGTCTGGAGCCTGTGTCTGTGGTCTGTAGGATGTCGGCCTCCCAAAGGCATCCAGTCCCGGGCCCAGAACCTGTGAACATGTCCTTGCACGTCAAAAGGGACCTTTCGGATGTGATTAAACTGGGGATCTAGAGACGGGAGGTGACCTCGGGCCGTCTGGGTAGGTCTGACGCAGGAAGAGTATAGTAGCCGGGGGTCCCCGCAGACACAGAGCCAGTGGGACATACGTGGATATACAGAAAGACGGTTCTCGTGAGGATTGCCTCGTGGACTttgaggctgagaagtcccaccgTGTGCCGTCTGTAAGCTGGAGGCCCCGGAGAGCTGGGGGCTGGTCCCGGTCCAAACCCAAAGGCCTGAGGCCCAGGGGACCGATGCCCGTGGGCAGGACAAACCGGGCATCCTGCGGGAAAGAGCCAACAGCGGCCCCTCCGCAGGGTGGATGGGGCCCACGTACACCAGGGAGGGGGCTGGTCTTTGCTCAGTGACGGAATCCAACATTAATCTCTTTCGGGAAGACGCTCACAGACGCACCCCGACGTCACGCTGCCCAGCTGTCTGGGCTTGTCTGTGCTCACACAGGTGGACACAAGAGTAACCTCATGGCAGGTCAGGGGGCCTCCCAGGACGGCCAGAGGCCAGAGCCCTGTGGGAGGAGGCCAGAGCACCATGGGAGGAGGCCACAGCGCCATGGGAGGAGGCCAGAGCCCCGTGGGAGGAGGCTGGAAGCTGTCCACAACTGGCTTGGAAGGCGGAGGATAGGCGGGGGGCTGAGGGGGTGGAGCCAAGGAGGTAGATCTCCCCGAGAGCTCGGGGAGGAAGGACAAGGACGCGGCACGGTCGGCACCTTGACCTTAGCCCTGCTCCCAGGGCTCAGACTACTCCCAGGGCTCAGACTTCCCGTCCGCGGGATGGTCCGCTGATGCGCCTGTATCTTTAAGCCGCTGAGTCTGTGGTAATTCTGTAGCAGCAGAAGCCGCTCACAGGCTGCCTGTaatcctttatttaaaagttCCCTCTTTTCTGGCACTTTTTAAGTGGCCGCCAGAAGCCGGGAATTCTCGGAAACCATCTTACACGcagttcactgttttttttttttctggctaaaaTTAGGTCCCTGCTTAGTCTAAAGGAACATTCTACTGTGCTCCATGCTGATCTAAATTCTAAGGAGGTAGATGAATCTTTGTAAACTGCACAGTAACAGGCAGGTCTTGATGATGaaagtcatttaaattatttatgcagAGACGTGAAGCCAAGAGGAATTTCACGGCAGCAATACTAGCAGCTAAAGATGCGGGCTCGCCGGGCAGCAGGTCAGGGGACGGCCGCGCGAAGCCCCAGACCCTCAGCGCCTCAGCGGCCAGGCTGACGGGTCTCCCGCCGGTGGGGCGTGCAAGGGTCTCAGGTGCTTCCAAATTCAAACAAGAATCAACACTTCCGCCCTCTGGCCGTTTGGTGCGCGGCGGGCTGGCGGTAATTACTTAGCCGGTCACGCTCTTCCCTCTGGAAGTCGTGACGCTCCGGCCACACCCCCCCCAAAACGTCTACCGGACTTTAAGGGCCGGGTGGGCCCACGTGCCACGTCAGACACTTCCCGTGTTGGGATGGGGACCACGGGACGACAGTGACACGCACAGGAGCGCGCACATCCTGCCACGATCAGGCCCCAGCGAGGCTTCCGTCAGCCCCCTCGAGGGTGAAGACACAACCCGCAGACCCGCTCCGATGCCGGCCAGGGACAGGCCCCACTCCCCAAAGCAAGGGAGGCCTGGCCCGTCTTGAAAGGCCAGCAGGTCTCCCCccggggaagaggaggagggggagggtcgGGGGGCCCTGCTGGTGCAGCTGCCCAAAGGACAGGAAACTTCAAAGGTGCGTCAGGGCCGCGGGAAGCAGACTGCCCAAGCCACCCGCCAGGCACACCGCCAGGTGTTCCGGAAGTGGAGTCCGCCCCACGCGGAGCAGTGAGTCCGGAGTCACGGCAGATCAGACCTTCTCCACCTCTGCTTCCAGGTTTGCTCAAAACGTGACCTCCACCTCCCGGAGGGGAGAAGGCGGCTCAGACCTCCTTAAAACCAGTAGGGAAGCGAAAACCAGGTCAGACTGACTCAAAGCGAACACAGTCAACAGACGTTGACGGAGCAGCGTGCGGGGGCCCAGCATGCAGGTGTGGGGCCCAGCAGGCCAGCCGAAGAGCGCGGTCAGCCAGCCGGAGGAAGGTGCTCGGGGGAGAGGGCCCCCGACGGGGCTGCGACTCCAGATCAGCAAGCCGCCGAGCAGCGAGGGAGGGGACCCCGTGACCCTCCCCGTCCTCCTTCTGACGCCTGCCGGTGGCCAGCGGCAGACAGCTCAGCctctctgggctgggaggggTGCAGTGGGTGGGGGGCTGCTACAGACTGAAGTTGGTGCCCCCCCAGATTCACCAAGGATGAACGGTGCCTAACCCCCAAGGATGGCCTCGGGAGGTGACTAGGTCCCGAGGGTGGAGCCTCTATGACGGGGATCAGTAAGTACCCTGATAACAGAGACCCCACAGGGCCCCCTCGCCCCTTCTGCCTCGTGAGGGCAGAGAGGGCTGGTGGCATCCGTGAACCGGGACGTGCTCTCTCCAGGCACCTGTCTGCTGGCACCCAGGCGCGAGGACACCAGTCTGCTGGCACCaggtcttggacttccagcttccagaattatggctctccacccccccccccaagaggcTGTGGTGGGCTTACTCGAATAATCCCACAGCCACGTAAGGACCTGAAACCCGCAGGACAGGGATAAGCACAGGCACACGATACTGGGCTATTTGGGTAGCGGCCTCATCTGCGGGCACTGTCGGCCATCGGAGGCTCCCGACTGTGCCGGAACTCGGAGCCTTTACCGTGGGCCTTTACCACGTGTCCctcctgttctctccctctcttcctagaTGCCTCCACCATCAGACGCCCCCAAGATCAAATTCCAGGTCGTCCTTTCCTGTCTTGACCAGCTTACGAGACAATGTATTTGGCTGACGGAGAGCAAACCTAACACGTAACACTTCCCTTGACGTCTTAAACTGTTCCCGAACACCTTCTGGGGGGAAGGGAACAAGGAGTGGTTGACGAGAATGAGAAAAATCTGGCGTTCGGATTTTTGTGAAATATTAGAAAACGCTTACGTTCTCCACCTCGCACTAGACGTACTATCTTGGTCAGGTGGGTGCTGTGCGGCCCACTGGGGCAGAACACTCAGGTAGAAAATTCTGACGGCCGTTTCCGGGCAAACAGTCGCCTCTGGTCCGGCGACAAGATGGCCCCGAGGCCCACGGAGCGCACGGCCACATACCGCTGCATTGGCTGGAGGGGTGAGGGGACGTTGTCTCGCATTCGCCAGTGTTGAGAGCGCACACCTCTCCTGAGACAGAGTCCTGGCGTCCTCAGAGCTGGAGGCAATTTTCACGGTTTCGTTGACCCACAAATCCCCTCGGCTTGTCCATCATTTGAAGCTCATGGTTTTTTCCCAAATGGTTGAAAGTATACGTGCATTTCCTGAAAGAAGTTCTCTTGTCCAAACAGTAGAAAACAGTCACAGAAATTGTTTAAGATAAATTACCAAACGATGCATTCCATAACGAAGCGATCAAGTTTAGTGACGTTCCGGCTCCGTCTGTAAAAGCAGCAAGGCAGGGAATTTTCGTCAATTGTCAGGAGCACGTGAACCACGCCGCCGAGCCGCCGAGCTCTCTGGGCAATTTCGGAAGCCACGTCGGCCCAACGTGCCGATCCTCGATCCAGGGACCAGCCCCCGAAGTGAATGAAAACAGGCCCGGTCCTGAAGCTGACAGAAACCACCTGAGCTGGCACAACGGTCTTCCTAGAGACGTTTCTTTGCACGTCCGCCAACGGCCAGTGCGTGCGCCAGGCTGCCCCCAAGTGAACACGTCCACTGACTGGGAGTGACCTTGGGCTGGAGGCTGCACCCACCCCCCCGGGGGGACCGGGAGTCATGAGCTGCGGCCCCCTCCCCGGAGGCCCGGCAAACGCATCTCCAGCCAGCGGCCCTGAGCGCACCTCGGTGCTGACTCCCGTCTGGTCTTCCCAGCCACGCTGACCAAACGTGAACGGGCACAGGGCCGCGGCCGTGTCCACCATCGGCTGGGTCTGCTGagctggccccgccccgccccttcaGCTCCATCACTACAAGGGAAGGGCGTCCTCTCACTCGGTCCACGAGAGAGACGGATGAGCCCTCAGGCCACGGCCATCCCTCGGCTGCAGCAGGCAGAGGAAGGTGCCCCCAGACAGGGGTGTCCCCCCAAGTCCTCACCTCTGCAGACGCACATCACCCCTCCAACGGGTAAAATTTCCTTTGGTGTCACGTCTGCACGACTTACAAAACCCTCCCCCACACCTGCACCTGAGCTCTGCCGACCACGGGAGCACCTGCTTGTGTTTGGGCCTCAGTCAGGGCCAGAGCGGGGAGCGCACGTGGAAAAGCCAAGGCTGAGTCAGCCTGAGGTCACGACAGCCTCACTGCCTCCCATCGAGTCCTGGTGGGGACATGGCGGGACGGTGACGACATCGGATCCCCCGCACAGTGAATGCAGCTGGGGCTCTGAGCCACAaaccggagggggggggggcctgaACATCACACTACTTGATTTCCACTACTTTAAATCAGACGTGACTCCCAACCCATCCCCCCGGCAGGCTAGGGGAGGCCAATGTGACTCCTTATCGGGGTCCCCCATGGGTCATCCTACAGACAGAAGCACAGGAGACCCCATCCAGCTTTCCCCTGAAGCGGGTCGCCGAAGGCACCCACTGTGGAGCAAGAACCGCTGCACAACCAGGGTCCTGGGCATGTCAGGAGAACGGGGACCCAGCCTCCGGGGCCACACCCCTAGCTCGGCCGCACACACATCTGCATTCTCCGGGTGCTGAGTGCAGGTGTCTGGGAGCAGGTGAGTGGCTTCCGCCCGTGGGTGACTGGACCCGGGTGACAGCTGATCGTGGTGCAGCCCCTGGAGAAGGGTTTGGGGTTTCCTGCAAAGTTAAATAGACACCACAGGACCCCACAACCCACTCCCGAGTATTTGCCCTGAAAATGTGAAGACCCGCGTTCACACAAACCTGCCCGAGACTGTTCACTGCGGCTGTATTCCTACCGGCCAAACCAGAAACAACCACAGTTCCTCAGCAAGCAAGTGGGTGGGCAGAGCAGACCATCCGTCCACACCGCAGCGGGGGCAGAGTGGTTCGGCCATCCACACGGAGGAGGAGTAACTACTCAGAACAGCAGGTACAAACCGCC
The genomic region above belongs to Felis catus isolate Fca126 chromosome D2, F.catus_Fca126_mat1.0, whole genome shotgun sequence and contains:
- the LOC123380960 gene encoding uncharacterized protein LOC123380960, which produces MLDSVTEQRPAPSLVYVGPIHPAEGPLLALSRRMPGLSCPRASVPWASGLWVWTGTSPQLSGASSLQTAHGGTSQPQSPRGNPHENRLSVYPRMSHWLCVCGDPRLLYSSCVRPTQTARGHLPSLDPQFNHIRKVPFDVQGHVHRFWARDWMPLGGRHPTDHRHRLQTPRDQRGTEGDHGEAFPVVGTEVSRRERSEQAGSGAPGLMPTQPGSFTRVISAEAPAGLCDGRSVPLSPCPRGELAATAASRRGLRGSTRPSRRELVLGNTRHREWALYKPRTRVILVQRNPRAPCSGAWWCTLQEEASRRLPDRGIGRPCSGAAVAPGRRGPEGWGRACPLCWVPDALRPHVASWREAPGLAPRVSCLDRAERVWVRDVWAAFGSCCLGARAPTVLRL